The following are encoded in a window of Cucurbita pepo subsp. pepo cultivar mu-cu-16 chromosome LG12, ASM280686v2, whole genome shotgun sequence genomic DNA:
- the LOC111806895 gene encoding 60S ribosomal protein L23 yields MSKRGRGGSAGNKFRMSLGLPVAATVNCADNTGAKNLYIISVKGIKGRLNRLPSACVGDMVMATVKKGKPDLRKKVLPAVIVRQRKPWRRKDGVFMYFEDNAGVIVNPKGEMKGSAITGPIGKECADLWPRIASAANAIV; encoded by the exons ATGTCGAAGCGAG GAAGGGGAGGATCCGCTGGGAACAAGTTTCGGATGTCACTGGGTCTTCCAGTGGCTGCTACTGTCAACTGTGCCGACAACACAGGAGCTAAGAATCTCTACATCATTTCAGTGAAAGGGATCAAGGGCCGCCTCAATAGATTGCCATCAGCATGTGTTGGTGACATGGTTATGGCCACCGtcaagaagggaaagcctgaTCTCAGGAAGAAGGTCTTGCCTGCTGTCATTGTTAGGCAGCGCAAGCCATGGCGCCGAAAGGACGGTGTCTTCATGTATTTCGAAG ataaTGCTGGTGTGATTGTCAATCCCAAGGGTGAGATGAAAg GTTCGGCTATTACTGGCCCCATTGGAAAGGAATGCGCCGATCTTTGGCCAAGAATTGCAAGTGCTGCTAATGCCATCGTATGA